GCCGAAAGAATGACGTGCTCTACGGCCTCGATCACATCACGAAATGGCTCATCGACAAGGGCAGTACGCAACATTGCGCCGCGATTGCGGAGTCGGCCACGGGCGCGAACATCGTCGCGCGCGTATCGGTGATGGATTATTTCAAGGAGGCGAAGTGCAAGGAGGGCATTCCTCTCGCTGTGGAGCTCTTGCTCGAGGACCTGCCGGGTGATCGCACTTTGGGCTGCAATATTTTGGGCGCAATCGGCGACGCATCGGTGCTCGAAAAGGTCAAGGTCGTCGCGGAGACGGATGGCTTCTCCACGGTGAAAGAGGAGGAGCGTAATGGGCGGGTTTGGGCCACGAAGATCTATCCCGTACGCGACGCATGTTTGGCAGCGTCGGGCAAGATCAAGCTGCGGAAGTGAAGCATAGGAAAGGCCCAAGTCTGGACCACGCTTGCGTGATTACGTTGGGTCTTTCTGCAATTGCTTCGTTCCGAAGGCGACGAGGATTCCGAGGACCAGCGTTGCGGCGGCAAAAATGAACTCCGGTTTGTCCGCGCCCGCAACGAGCGCAATCGAGCCCATGGCACCGACAACGGGAATGATTTTGCCTCCGGGCACTCGGAATCCTTGCGACTCGCCTTCTTTTCTGCGCAACACCGGCACGGCCACGCACGTGAAAAAGTACTGAATCACGACGGTGATGTTGGACATTCCCACGAGTCTTCGGTAATCGAAGAAAAACGCGAGAATGGCCGTGATGACCGTGGTCCAAGCGATTGCGACGTGCGGCGTTCCCCACCGGTCGTGTACGCGTGCCAGCGCGCGTGGCATCAGGCCGTGCGCTGCAATGGCTTGCGCGTACCTGGGCGAACCGAGCGCGCTGCCTGCGGTAAAGCCGCCGACCGAGACGAGACTTCCGATCACGACGACGAGACCAATGGTGGGGCCCAGATAGCGCGCCGCATCGACGAGCGGCTGACCGGATTCGGCACCAATTCGCGGGTAGACTCCGACGAGCATCGCTTGCACGACGACGAAGAGGAGCGCCGACAAGAGAAGCGCGCCGACCGTACCAAGCGGGACATTTCGTTTCGGCTTCTGCGTTTCTCCGGCCGCAATGGGAGCAACCTCGAATCCTTGCAATGGGAACAGAGCCAAATAAATGCCTTGTCCCACGCCGAGCGCCCCCTTGGGCAAGGTTCCTCCGAGGTGCGATGGATCGAAAGCGGCAATGGCCACGACGAGAAAACAAAGAATAGCTCCGACCTTGCCGATGACCATCAAATTGACGAGGTTGGCTCCGAGCTTGACCCCGAAATAATTCACGATGCCCAGGGCGAGCACCAGCGCGGCCGAACAGGCGGACGAAGCGATCGGTGAACGCATTCCCGCAAGCTCGACGAAGAGTGTGGCATTCGCCGCCCAACTCACGAACGTATTTGCCCAGCAAAACCAACCAACGACGAATCCAATGGAATTTCCAAATGCATTACGAGCATAAAGATACGTGCCGCCCGTTTCTACGTGGCGTCCGGACAGCTCGGCAAAACACAGCGCCACGGGCATGAGCATGAGCGCGCAGAGCAAGAAGGCGAATGGAGAGTAGCCGCCCATCGCTCGATGCATGTCGTCCGGCAAGGCGAACACGCCCGAGCCGACGGTGGCATTCACGCCGATGCACAAGACGTCGAAGAGCGTCAGTTGCCGGCGAAATCCCGGCACGACCGACGTCACGGAAACCCTCTCACCGGGTGTGCTCATGCAAAGCTCGCGATCGCTGCCAAGAAGCTCACGAAGCGGCACTATAGGCCGATGTTTCGGCGCTTGGCAACCCCGAAGATATACGCTCGTCGCGACTTCGGCTTGTTGCATGTCGCGAGGCCTTGACGTTCCTCGAAAAACCGGAAATACTTCGCCCGCAACCGTCGAGGAGGCAGCGATGAGCAAGAAGGCAGACTGGTATTATCATCGCCGTGGGTGAACCACGTGCACCAAAGCGCGGGAGTTTCTCGCGCAAGAGCAGGTAGACATTGCGGAGACTGCGGACGCGAACAAGGCGAAGCTCGATCGGGCCGCGGCTCTTGCGATGGCACGGCAGATGGATCGCGTCATTGCGACGAAAGGAAAAAAGCAAACGGAATTGGACATGCAGCAAAAGCCGTCGGATGACGAGCTACTGGCCGTGCTTTTGGGACCGACCGGCAACGTCCGCGCGCCCCTCATGCGCGTCGGTAAAACGCTCGTGGCAGGATTCGACCCCGACGTGTATTCCGGTGCGCTCGAAGCTGGAAAAGCCACCAAGAAACGATAACGGGCACCCAGCACGACCCCGCTACTTCGTGGATTGAGCTTCGGGAGGCTTGATTTCTCGGCACATGCGGCACCCCGAACTCGCCGCCTTCGGCGGCTCAAACAGCGGGGCCCCGCCGCAGCGCCGAGAAATCAAGCCCCCCAAAGCTTTGCGTTGTACGATTGGGCGACGAGGACTAGTTCCCGTTTGGTTGTCCCATGCGCAGTGGTCCTCCCCGCGCGGTCGTCCACATCATGCAATTTTCCGCCGAACCTGGGACGGTGAATACATCGAGCCCGTGTTCGAACGTTTGCACGAAGATTTCGACTTGTCCGTCGCCGTCGAGGTCTCCGATGGCCGGCGCCGCGGGCGCTCCATTGCCATTGCCATTTTGTTCGCCCGTGTTGTGTAGTGGTACGTCGTGTAAAACCGTTCCATCCGCAGCCAGGACGACCAAATAGCCAGAATCGAGCGCATTCGGATCGCCATATGTTGCAAGCACGAGCTCGGGTGAGCCATCCTGATTCAAGTCGGCCACGGTCACTTCGGTTGCATACATGACGGACTTGCCGTGCGTGTAATCGTATCGCCAGATTTCCTTTGCATCGGCACCGTATGCGCGAATGAAGCCGTCATTGAAAGGCGCAACGATTTCCGGCTTCTTGTCACCTTGAATGTCCACCGTGGTGGCCGCGGGCACGCCTCCCGGAGGATACCACCCGTCCACGATGATGGGTTTGTCCCCACGCGGCAATGTTTCCCATCCGGGTTTTCGCATTGCAGATCGACTGCCATCTCCATGGGCGCCTTCCAGCACCATGATGGCATAAGCTTGCGTTTCGTACGGTTCGTTTTTCTCGATGTTTGGTAGTCCAATGACTTCGTTTTTCCCGTCCCCGTCGATGTCCACGACGTTGGGAGGAGACGCAGTCCATTGCAACCATTCTGCAAAAGAAGGATGCGGCCATTCTCCCGTGTGCAAATTGTAATGATCGCCCTCGACCTTCGGGTCCGCCCAGCGAATGAATTGACCCCAAGTCAACCGCTGTCCATCCCATTCGTTCGCTCGATTCGTGAAATAGGGCGCGGCATCGATCGCCACGCCATCGTGATCGAAGGCTTGAATGTGGTGATTGTCGTACGTAGCGAGAATTTCGAGCTGCGGATCGTCGTCGATGTTCCCAATCGCCACATTGAGGCCATAACACCCATACCCCTCGTGACCCATCCCATTACGATCCGCATCGTTGCCGGGACCCGTTTTGCTGTTGTACCTTGGCCACGCCGCAAAACCGATTCCCGCCGGTTGATGCAGTTTGCCGTCGGAGCGGAAGGCAAACACCTGCGATCCGCCATCGGCGGCGCTCACGGTCTGCGTCGTCGTCACGACGATTTCGAGCATGCCGTCCCCATCGATGTCCCCCGCCGCCATGCCGCGAACTTCGGGCGGATTGTTTCCCGTCGTCGTCGACGCGGGCCAACCCGCTTTTACCGAAAGCGTTTTATTTTTCCATTCGTACGCCCATACTTCATGGTCGCTTCCGTAGACGATATCGACGATACCGTCATTTTCCAGATCGGCCACGATGTGCGGTGCATACACCCGCCCGTCGCCACCATCGGCCTCCGCAAGCTCATTGCCTTGCGAATCGTACACGAAAACCGAGTAATATGCAGCAATGAGCTCCCGTTGTCCGTCGCCGTCCAAGTCTCGAACGACCGGCGACGCAAACCAACTCGTTTGTCCGGGCAGCGTCATTCGGTATTCCGGCGCTTGCACTTCTCCTGGGCTCTTGCCGACGTCGCACGTCACATTGCGCGTTCCTCCGGTCGTGCTTTGGTTTCCTTTCGTGCTTGTATCGTCACCGCAGCCGAGGGCCGCGTAAGTCAAAATCGACGCGAGCGTCACGACACGTCCAGATGCGATGGCGCCGCGAAGAAAACGACCGCCGAAAGTGCGCGTATTCGTCATGTGAACCTCACTCGTCGCGCGGAAAGATATCCAAGGCCGTCCGCTACGGCTACTCGAGCGAGCATAACAAGATTCGAGCCGCGTAGGGAACGGACTTCGCAACGTCCGACCCGCAGCGAGTGTGAAATGTGCCGTATGTCCGCGGCGCTTGCCTTTCGGAGCGCGGTCGTGCATAGCTCGGATATGCAGTCCGCGCCTGAAGGCGATGCAGCAGGGCCCTCG
This window of the Polyangiaceae bacterium genome carries:
- a CDS encoding amino acid permease, translating into MTSVVPGFRRQLTLFDVLCIGVNATVGSGVFALPDDMHRAMGGYSPFAFLLCALMLMPVALCFAELSGRHVETGGTYLYARNAFGNSIGFVVGWFCWANTFVSWAANATLFVELAGMRSPIASSACSAALVLALGIVNYFGVKLGANLVNLMVIGKVGAILCFLVVAIAAFDPSHLGGTLPKGALGVGQGIYLALFPLQGFEVAPIAAGETQKPKRNVPLGTVGALLLSALLFVVVQAMLVGVYPRIGAESGQPLVDAARYLGPTIGLVVVIGSLVSVGGFTAGSALGSPRYAQAIAAHGLMPRALARVHDRWGTPHVAIAWTTVITAILAFFFDYRRLVGMSNITVVIQYFFTCVAVPVLRRKEGESQGFRVPGGKIIPVVGAMGSIALVAGADKPEFIFAAATLVLGILVAFGTKQLQKDPT
- a CDS encoding VCBS repeat-containing protein: MTNTRTFGGRFLRGAIASGRVVTLASILTYAALGCGDDTSTKGNQSTTGGTRNVTCDVGKSPGEVQAPEYRMTLPGQTSWFASPVVRDLDGDGQRELIAAYYSVFVYDSQGNELAEADGGDGRVYAPHIVADLENDGIVDIVYGSDHEVWAYEWKNKTLSVKAGWPASTTTGNNPPEVRGMAAGDIDGDGMLEIVVTTTQTVSAADGGSQVFAFRSDGKLHQPAGIGFAAWPRYNSKTGPGNDADRNGMGHEGYGCYGLNVAIGNIDDDPQLEILATYDNHHIQAFDHDGVAIDAAPYFTNRANEWDGQRLTWGQFIRWADPKVEGDHYNLHTGEWPHPSFAEWLQWTASPPNVVDIDGDGKNEVIGLPNIEKNEPYETQAYAIMVLEGAHGDGSRSAMRKPGWETLPRGDKPIIVDGWYPPGGVPAATTVDIQGDKKPEIVAPFNDGFIRAYGADAKEIWRYDYTHGKSVMYATEVTVADLNQDGSPELVLATYGDPNALDSGYLVVLAADGTVLHDVPLHNTGEQNGNGNGAPAAPAIGDLDGDGQVEIFVQTFEHGLDVFTVPGSAENCMMWTTARGGPLRMGQPNGN